From a single Streptomyces cinnamoneus genomic region:
- a CDS encoding cytochrome P450 has protein sequence MTSTSPKPSPAAEPCPARPADDGTVHDWPVDHLPALEFDPLLHRLLKDEPVARIRMRFGEGHAWLVTRYEDVKLVAADPRLSRALTVNRPVTSMTPHVVAPAGGIGRTDPPDHTRLRRLVAQTFGRKRVAALRSRAQELAEQMTDRMAQQGPPADLAECLTGPFPAQLIGDLLGVPERDLDRLQSWRGVILSSNHSQEESEAVKREIAGYFRELARHRADHPDDDLYSALVAAQVEGELSLPELVSLAVMLVLNGMDAVRNQVSNMVYALLTHPDQLARLRAHPSLLPQAVEELLRYIPHRNGVGLPRIATEDLKVGETTIRSGEVVYVSYLAANRDFTVFKDPDRLDLGRDEAPNLSFGHGAHYCVGALLTRMEAEVMLSTLLNRFPGLRLAVGEEEMRWRRGSINRGPEALPVTW, from the coding sequence ATGACCAGCACGTCCCCGAAGCCTTCACCGGCAGCGGAACCCTGCCCCGCCCGCCCCGCGGACGACGGGACCGTCCACGACTGGCCCGTCGACCACCTCCCGGCCCTCGAGTTCGACCCGCTCCTGCACCGGCTGCTGAAGGACGAGCCCGTAGCCCGCATCCGGATGCGCTTCGGCGAGGGGCACGCCTGGCTCGTCACCCGGTACGAGGACGTCAAGCTGGTGGCCGCGGACCCGCGCCTCAGCCGCGCCCTGACGGTGAACCGCCCGGTCACCAGCATGACCCCGCACGTCGTGGCGCCCGCGGGCGGCATCGGCCGCACCGACCCGCCCGACCACACCCGGCTGCGGCGCCTGGTCGCCCAGACCTTCGGGCGCAAGAGGGTGGCGGCCCTGCGGTCCAGGGCCCAGGAACTCGCCGAGCAGATGACGGACCGGATGGCGCAGCAGGGGCCGCCGGCCGACCTGGCGGAGTGCCTGACCGGGCCGTTCCCCGCCCAGCTCATCGGCGACCTGCTCGGGGTCCCGGAGCGCGACCTGGACCGGCTGCAGAGCTGGCGCGGCGTCATCCTCTCCAGCAACCACTCCCAGGAGGAGAGCGAGGCGGTCAAGCGCGAGATCGCCGGCTACTTCCGCGAGCTGGCCCGGCACCGCGCCGACCACCCCGACGACGACCTGTACAGTGCGCTGGTCGCGGCCCAGGTGGAGGGCGAGCTGAGTCTGCCCGAACTGGTCTCGCTCGCCGTGATGCTCGTCCTCAACGGCATGGACGCCGTGCGGAACCAGGTGTCCAACATGGTCTACGCCCTGCTGACCCACCCCGACCAGCTGGCCCGGCTGCGCGCCCACCCCTCGCTGCTGCCCCAGGCGGTGGAGGAGCTGCTGCGCTACATCCCCCACCGCAACGGCGTGGGCCTGCCGCGCATCGCCACCGAGGACCTCAAGGTCGGCGAGACGACGATCCGCAGCGGCGAGGTGGTGTACGTGTCGTACCTCGCGGCGAACCGGGACTTCACGGTCTTCAAGGACCCCGACCGGCTCGACCTCGGCCGGGACGAGGCGCCCAACCTGTCGTTCGGCCACGGCGCGCACTACTGCGTGGGCGCGTTGCTGACCAGGATGGAGGCGGAAGTCATGCTCTCGACGCTGCTGAACCGTTTCCCGGGACTGCGACTGGCCGTCGGCGAGGAGGAGATGCGGTGGCGGCGCGGCTCGATCAACCGCGGCCCGGAGGCGCTGCCGGTGACCTGGTGA
- a CDS encoding VC0807 family protein, with amino-acid sequence MSAQPSAPGKGIGAKTVVSWVVSIVCNVALPIVTYNQLTAAGWSEFSALAVSGVWPVVDTVVYLIWHRRVDEFAIVTMIFMALTLVVTAVGPHSTRLLLVKDSAVTGLFGVVCLVSLAAPRPLMFYLGRKFGTDGTKEGVAHWNGLWQHELFRRSLTVITLGWGVGYVAEAVVRVGLSYALATDGMVTVNSVLSYGVPAVLIAWTISYSKRTRARGAQARAEAEAATAAATAA; translated from the coding sequence ATGTCCGCTCAACCGTCCGCGCCCGGCAAGGGCATAGGGGCGAAGACCGTCGTCAGCTGGGTCGTTTCCATCGTCTGCAACGTCGCCCTGCCGATTGTCACCTACAACCAATTGACCGCGGCCGGCTGGAGCGAATTCTCCGCGCTCGCGGTCTCCGGTGTCTGGCCCGTCGTCGACACGGTCGTCTATCTGATCTGGCACCGCCGCGTCGACGAATTCGCCATCGTGACCATGATCTTCATGGCCCTCACCCTGGTGGTCACCGCCGTCGGACCGCACTCGACGAGGCTGCTGCTGGTCAAGGACTCGGCCGTCACGGGCCTGTTCGGCGTGGTCTGCCTCGTCAGCCTCGCCGCACCGCGCCCCCTGATGTTCTACCTGGGCCGCAAGTTCGGCACCGACGGCACCAAGGAGGGCGTCGCGCACTGGAACGGGCTGTGGCAGCACGAGCTCTTCCGCCGCTCGCTCACCGTCATCACCCTCGGCTGGGGCGTCGGCTACGTGGCGGAGGCGGTCGTCCGCGTCGGTCTCTCCTACGCCCTGGCCACCGACGGCATGGTCACCGTGAACTCCGTGCTGAGCTACGGCGTCCCGGCCGTCCTGATCGCCTGGACCATCAGCTACTCCAAGCGCACCCGCGCCCGGGGCGCCCAGGCCCGCGCCGAGGCCGAAGCCGCGACCGCGGCGGCCACCGCGGCCTAG
- the polX gene encoding DNA polymerase/3'-5' exonuclease PolX, producing MARPNEEVEALLQEYADLVAITGGDAFKARAYEKAARAIGGFPTDVSKLDVKGLRDIPNVGKSIAEKVVEFLRTGQVSDVEEVRASVPAGVRELLTIPTLGPKKAMTLYEELRVSSVDELLDAIHDKRLRDLKGFGERTEENVLHGIALMQKAGGRILLNSAMDVAEQVVAELSRVKGCEGCAYAGSLRRMRETIGDVDVLVAAERSAAFMEAFSGLPYTAEVIAHGEKKTSIRTTKGLQVDLRVLPPDSWGAGLLYFTGSKAHNIRVREMAIRHGYKLSEYGLFHAKSGKKAVSGTEEDIYAKLGLPWIPPTLREDRGEIAAALKGELPELIEEGDIRGDLHTHTDLTDGVSGLEDMVAAAADRGYAYFAITDHAPNLYMQRMTDQKILAQREKVRALDGKHRRMHVLHGTELNIGPEGDLDWPDDFLAGFDLCVASVHSHFNQSREELTRRLVRACENPYVSIIGHPTTRQIGKRPGIDADFDEVFAACARTGTALEVNSHPERLDLGDEEILRAKRYGVKFAVNTDAHSVVHLPYMRFGVGTAQRGWLTKDEVINTWPLQKLRRFLRPGGR from the coding sequence ATGGCCCGGCCCAATGAGGAGGTCGAGGCGCTGCTTCAGGAGTACGCCGACCTCGTCGCGATCACCGGTGGTGACGCCTTCAAGGCACGCGCCTACGAAAAAGCCGCCCGCGCGATCGGCGGCTTCCCCACGGATGTCTCCAAGCTCGACGTGAAGGGCCTGCGGGACATTCCGAACGTGGGGAAGTCGATCGCGGAAAAAGTCGTGGAGTTCCTGCGGACCGGCCAGGTGTCGGACGTCGAGGAGGTACGGGCGTCCGTACCGGCCGGGGTCCGGGAACTCCTCACCATTCCCACGCTCGGGCCGAAGAAGGCCATGACCCTCTATGAGGAACTGCGCGTCTCCTCCGTGGACGAGCTGCTCGACGCGATCCACGACAAACGGCTGCGCGATCTGAAGGGCTTCGGCGAGAGGACCGAGGAGAACGTACTCCACGGCATCGCGCTGATGCAGAAGGCCGGCGGCCGCATCCTCCTCAACAGCGCCATGGACGTCGCCGAGCAGGTCGTCGCGGAGCTGTCCCGGGTGAAGGGGTGTGAGGGGTGCGCGTACGCCGGGTCGCTGCGGCGCATGCGGGAGACCATCGGGGACGTCGACGTCCTCGTCGCAGCCGAGCGGTCGGCGGCGTTCATGGAGGCGTTCAGCGGCCTTCCGTACACCGCCGAGGTCATCGCCCACGGAGAGAAGAAGACCTCGATCCGCACCACCAAGGGGCTCCAGGTCGACCTGCGGGTACTGCCGCCGGACTCGTGGGGAGCGGGGCTGCTGTACTTCACGGGCTCGAAGGCGCACAACATCCGGGTCCGGGAGATGGCCATCCGGCACGGGTACAAGCTGTCGGAGTACGGGCTCTTCCACGCCAAGAGCGGCAAGAAGGCGGTGTCCGGGACCGAGGAGGACATCTACGCCAAGCTGGGCCTCCCGTGGATCCCGCCGACGCTGCGGGAGGACAGGGGCGAGATCGCTGCCGCCTTGAAGGGCGAGTTGCCCGAGCTGATCGAGGAAGGCGACATCCGCGGGGACCTGCACACGCACACCGACCTCACGGACGGGGTGTCCGGCCTGGAAGACATGGTGGCTGCGGCGGCAGACCGCGGTTACGCGTACTTCGCCATCACGGATCACGCGCCGAATCTGTACATGCAGCGGATGACGGACCAGAAGATCCTGGCCCAGCGGGAAAAGGTGCGGGCGCTGGACGGGAAGCACCGCCGCATGCACGTGCTGCACGGCACCGAACTCAACATCGGGCCGGAGGGCGACCTGGACTGGCCGGACGACTTCCTGGCGGGGTTCGACCTGTGCGTGGCGTCGGTGCACTCGCACTTCAACCAGAGTCGGGAGGAGCTGACGCGGCGACTCGTGCGGGCCTGCGAGAACCCGTATGTCTCGATCATCGGTCATCCCACCACGCGGCAGATCGGCAAGCGCCCGGGCATCGACGCCGACTTCGACGAGGTCTTCGCCGCTTGTGCGCGTACTGGTACCGCCCTGGAGGTCAACTCCCACCCCGAGCGGCTGGATCTGGGCGACGAGGAGATCCTGCGCGCCAAGCGCTACGGGGTGAAGTTCGCGGTGAACACCGACGCGCACTCGGTCGTGCACCTGCCGTACATGCGCTTCGGGGTGGGCACGGCGCAACGTGGCTGGCTGACGAAGGACGAGGTGATCAACACGTGGCCGTTGCAGAAGCTCCGGCGCTTCCTGCGCCCAGGGGGCCGCTGA
- the hypE gene encoding hydrogenase expression/formation protein HypE, translating into MADITLDPSAWTCPAPLRDQPVVVLGHGGGGALSAELFDQVFAPAYGNDVLAGLGDSAAVEVGGARLAFTTDSHVVRPLFFPGGSIGDLAVNGTVNDLAMSGARAAYLSCAFILEEGTALSVVSDVARAVGKAAEAAGVTVATGDTKVVDSGHGDGVYVTASGIGLIPHGVDIRPQRAAPGDVVIVSGPVGMHGIAVLSVREGLEFGVEIASDTAPLGGLVAAMLAVTPDLHVLRDPTRGGVAGVLNEIATASGTGVVLTEESVPVPEPVASACGFLGLDPLYVANEGKLLAFVPPEHADAVLAAMRAHPRGAGAAVIGTCVAEHPGTVVARTRLGGTRVVDLPLGEQLPRIC; encoded by the coding sequence TTGGCTGACATCACCCTCGATCCCAGCGCGTGGACCTGCCCCGCGCCGCTGCGCGACCAGCCCGTCGTGGTGCTCGGGCACGGCGGCGGCGGAGCGCTGTCCGCCGAGCTCTTCGACCAGGTGTTCGCGCCCGCCTACGGAAACGACGTCCTGGCCGGGCTCGGCGACTCGGCGGCCGTGGAGGTCGGCGGCGCCCGGCTGGCCTTCACCACCGACTCCCACGTGGTGCGGCCGCTGTTCTTCCCCGGCGGCAGCATCGGGGACCTCGCCGTCAACGGCACCGTCAACGACCTCGCCATGAGCGGGGCCCGGGCGGCCTACCTCTCGTGCGCCTTCATCCTGGAGGAGGGGACCGCCCTGTCCGTGGTCTCGGACGTGGCCCGCGCGGTGGGGAAGGCCGCCGAGGCCGCCGGCGTCACCGTGGCCACCGGCGACACCAAGGTCGTGGACAGCGGGCACGGCGACGGGGTGTACGTCACGGCCTCCGGCATCGGGCTGATCCCCCACGGCGTGGACATCCGGCCGCAGCGGGCCGCGCCCGGCGACGTCGTCATCGTCAGCGGGCCGGTCGGCATGCACGGCATCGCGGTCCTGAGCGTCCGCGAGGGCCTGGAGTTCGGTGTGGAGATCGCCAGCGACACCGCCCCGCTGGGCGGCCTCGTGGCCGCCATGCTGGCCGTCACCCCCGACCTGCACGTCCTGCGCGACCCCACGCGCGGGGGCGTGGCCGGCGTCCTCAACGAGATCGCGACCGCCTCCGGCACCGGCGTGGTGCTCACCGAGGAGAGCGTGCCCGTGCCCGAGCCGGTGGCGAGCGCCTGCGGCTTCCTCGGCCTGGACCCGCTGTACGTGGCCAACGAGGGCAAGCTCCTCGCCTTCGTCCCGCCCGAGCACGCCGACGCGGTCCTCGCCGCCATGCGCGCCCACCCACGGGGGGCCGGCGCGGCGGTCATCGGCACCTGTGTGGCCGAGCACCCGGGGACGGTCGTGGCGCGGACACGGCTCGGCGGCACCCGCGTGGTCGACCTCCCCCTCGGGGAGCAGCTGCCGCGCATCTGCTGA
- the hypD gene encoding hydrogenase formation protein HypD, with protein MKYLAEFQDPGLARRLLDDIHATATRPWALMEVCGGQTHSIIRHGIDQLLPEQVELIHGPGCPVCVTPLEMIDKALAVAALPEVTFCSFGDMLRVPGSGRDLFRVKSEGGDVRVVYSPLDALEIARRDPGRQVVFFGIGFETTAPANAMVVHQARRLGVRNFSLLVSHVRVPPAIEAIMRAPHCRVQAFLAAGHVCSVMGTDEYPELAARHKVPIVVTGFEPLDVLEGIRRTVHQLERGEHRVDNAYARAVRAEGNPAARRMLAEVFEVTDRAWRGIGTIPASGWRLAHAYRDFDAEHRFGVTGVTTEEPAACRSGEVLQGLIKPRECAAFGTTCTPRTPLGATMVSSEGACAAYYLYRRLDPAAPPSKEAAPVG; from the coding sequence GTGAAGTACTTGGCGGAGTTCCAGGACCCCGGGCTGGCCCGGCGGCTGCTGGACGACATCCACGCGACGGCGACCCGGCCGTGGGCGCTGATGGAGGTGTGCGGCGGACAGACCCACTCGATCATCCGGCACGGCATCGACCAGCTCCTGCCCGAACAGGTCGAGCTGATCCACGGGCCCGGCTGCCCGGTGTGCGTCACCCCGCTGGAGATGATCGACAAGGCGCTGGCGGTCGCCGCGCTGCCGGAGGTCACCTTCTGCTCCTTCGGCGACATGCTGCGCGTGCCCGGCAGCGGCCGCGACCTGTTCCGGGTCAAGAGCGAAGGCGGCGACGTGCGTGTGGTGTACTCGCCGCTCGACGCGCTGGAGATCGCGCGCCGGGATCCGGGCCGCCAGGTCGTGTTCTTCGGCATCGGCTTCGAGACGACGGCGCCCGCCAACGCCATGGTGGTGCACCAGGCTCGGCGGCTGGGCGTCCGCAACTTCAGCCTCCTGGTCTCGCACGTGCGCGTCCCGCCCGCCATCGAGGCGATCATGCGGGCGCCGCACTGCCGCGTCCAGGCGTTCCTGGCCGCCGGGCACGTGTGCAGCGTGATGGGCACGGACGAGTACCCGGAGCTGGCCGCGCGCCACAAGGTGCCGATCGTGGTGACCGGGTTCGAGCCGCTGGACGTCCTCGAAGGCATCCGCCGCACCGTCCACCAGCTCGAACGCGGCGAGCACCGCGTGGACAACGCCTATGCGCGAGCCGTGCGGGCCGAGGGCAACCCCGCGGCCCGGCGGATGCTCGCGGAGGTCTTCGAGGTCACGGACCGGGCCTGGCGCGGCATCGGCACCATCCCGGCCAGCGGCTGGCGGCTCGCGCACGCCTACCGCGACTTCGACGCCGAACACCGCTTCGGCGTCACCGGGGTGACGACCGAGGAGCCCGCGGCCTGCCGCAGCGGGGAGGTCCTCCAAGGACTGATCAAGCCGCGCGAGTGCGCGGCGTTCGGCACGACCTGCACCCCGCGCACTCCCCTGGGCGCGACCATGGTCTCCAGCGAAGGGGCCTGCGCCGCCTACTACCTCTACCGCCGGCTGGACCCGGCGGCACCCCCCTCGAAGGAGGCGGCCCCCGTTGGCTGA
- a CDS encoding HypC/HybG/HupF family hydrogenase formation chaperone: MCLAVPGKVVGIEERDGTRMARVDFGGAVKDVCLAYLPDIEVGDYAIVHVGFALQRLDEAAALATLDLFARIGALEEEFGDAWSRAAAEAGVVPAEPLEDIR, translated from the coding sequence ATGTGCCTGGCAGTGCCCGGCAAGGTCGTCGGCATTGAGGAGCGGGACGGCACCCGCATGGCCCGCGTCGACTTCGGCGGCGCCGTCAAGGACGTGTGCCTGGCCTATCTGCCCGACATCGAGGTCGGCGACTACGCCATCGTCCACGTCGGGTTCGCGCTGCAACGCCTGGACGAGGCGGCGGCGCTCGCCACGCTGGACCTCTTCGCGCGGATCGGCGCGCTGGAGGAGGAGTTCGGGGACGCGTGGAGCCGCGCCGCCGCCGAGGCGGGCGTCGTCCCCGCGGAACCCTTGGAGGACATCCGGTGA